The Coffea arabica cultivar ET-39 chromosome 2c, Coffea Arabica ET-39 HiFi, whole genome shotgun sequence genome includes the window ACTCACGTCCTCATGCTTGTAGCAGATTGTCCATTTCTGGAGCAGGATCAGTAAGCAAATCTAACATTGAGGATCAGTTGAAGAAAAAGATGTCTGAAACAGAATTTCCAAGCCTGGACAAGTTTCTGGTGAAGCGACTTACAAGACTTGAAAAGGAGGTGCTAGAAGCAAAAAATGCTAGGATGAAAGAAGCTAACAATTTGAGTGAGCAGAAGCTAGACAATAAGCCTGATGATGATAGGTTATGCTCACTTGATTACACAAGTTCAGACCATAACAACCAAGACTCTGGAAGTAATCTTCAGAGGACTTCTCCAATGATTGAACTGGAAATTGAACAGGCCATGAAGAAATCAGGGGAAATGTTTAAAGAGGATCACAAGAATGTTGGTAAAGATACCAGTGTGTCTGACTTGGGTACTATTCTAGTGAAGCATTCTTCTAAGCTTCAGAAGGAGATTGAAGAGGCGAGGAGAAATGAAAAATGTTCCAAAATGAATACCAAAAAAGTGGACAGATTCTGTCCTGCAAAGCAAGATATTACAGAATTGCCCAGTCTAGACAAGTTTCTGGTAAAACATGTGTCTAGACTGGAAAAGGAGGTCCAGGAAGCAAAGAGCAGAAGAAATTTTGAGCCAATTGAAGGTGGCAAGGTTGCTGAGAGCAGAAAGGCTAGATCTTTGACTTCTTCTGGAGTTCCAGAAGAAACTTTATCATTATCGGCAAGAGACAATGCTCCTGAGGGGACCGAAAACATTGACTTGAACAAGAATGTTCTTGGAGAGGATAAGCAACCATCCTTGAAGGCAGCACAAGAGTTGTCACATGAAGGTCAATATAATGGATTGAAAGAAGCAGGAAATTGTCATCACAAGATCCTTACTACACCAGATAATGTTGGTCAAATGGGCGATACAGTGGAAGAAGTATCATCGAGAAGTCACCGCTATATCCAGAAACAAGATTTGAGAAATGGAGGAAATGGTACAACAGACTTTGAAAGTTTGGATAAGGTTTTAGTGAAGCATGTGTCAAGGTTGGAAAGAGAGAAAATGGAGTTTAAGGCCAAGGAAAAAGAAGCAACGAAGGTTAAGAGGAAGGACACCAAGAAAGGGTTAAATGAGGAGGGTGGTCAAGAGGGCAGCTTGGATCAGGTTCTGGTTATACACAGGTCCAGACTTGAAAGAGAAAAGATGGCAGCTGCTCAGCAATCAGAGGAAGAAGCAGCAATGAGTGTTCTGAGGAAGGACACCAAGAAAGAGTTAGACAAGTATGGTGGGCAGGAAAGCAGCTTGGATCAGGTTTTGGTTAAACACAAGTCTAGATTTGAAAGAGAAATTATGGTGGCAGCTGCTCAGCAATCAGAGGATCACATTAGGCATTCAGTTGCTCACCGAGAGGCAAGGCAGAAAGAGCTACAAGAAGCATGGGGAGGCATGAGCCTTGAAAATTCTATGCGTCCTCATCTCTCTAGGCTTCAAAGGGACAAGGCAagttctccttttctttttttcttttttgtcctcctttttttttcaatcgaAAACTATCACTTTTGCCCCCTAGTAGTAATTTTGGTTTCATTATGTTCTGAGTCTGACCCAAAACTTCTCTTGGTCTTCTGATGTTTTCTTTCAATCTCATTAGGCTGCTTGGCTTAAAGCTGAAGAAGAGGAAAGGAGAAGAGCTGTGGAGACATCCTGATCCCCTATAATTTGCTTTGGCCTGTTTAGAATCTCATCTTTGGCATCCTATTCTGCTGTCAATCTCATCTTTTCTAGCTCAGAAATGTTCATTGATCCTTCTGCTTCTCGCGTCATCTCCTCAACTTTTCTATGGAGATAAAGCCTGTGTAGCTGCTCTTTCCCCTGGGCTAGGTTGGAAAATCAGGCTTTATAtcacaagggaatttttttGTTGGATATTTCTACTAGATGTAATTGTAGGAAAAAAGTATAAAAgcattgtctttcttttttattgattttttttggttaagtTGAGCAAAAAGTGCTACTATTAGGTTTTCCTCTGTGTTACATTCAGCACTTTGATCCATTATCTTCCTCTAAGTTCATAATACCACTTCATTGGCCATTTTGAATTCTCTATTAAAGCTAAAGCAGTTTAATCTTAACAGAAAACTTAGCAAAAGAGAATCCAGCAGAAAGGCTGGCCAACAGAAATTATATTCCAACCAAGTTAGaggcaaaaataaaaagtaagttGTCATTTTAaccttaaaaaataaatataaaagcaTATTGATgcaattctctctttttttggcTACTATTACGTTTTCCTCTGTGTTACATTCAGCACTTTGATCCATTATCTTCCTATAAGTTCATAATACAACTTCATTGGCCATTTTGAATTCTCTATTAAAGCAGTTTAATCTTAACAGAAAACTTAACAATAGAGAATCCAGCAGAAAGGCTGGCCAACAGAAATTATATTCCAACTAAGTTAGAGGCAAAAATAAAACGAAAGTTGTCATTTTTGGGTTTCATATGCTGGCTTAAAGTTGAACCCAAACTGTAATACTAGTTCATAGAACTTCTCTGTGTTACTGGTTAACAACTTGTGTACCCATTTAGGGGCTACTCTTGGCAATGTTtgttttgaatttctttgaaCAGCCTGCTTGCAAACTGGTTCACTGAATCCAGAGGTGCTGGAGAATGTTTAATGCACATTTTTGTTTGGAAATATCTTGAGAACATCTGGCTGGATATTCTCCCTTGCTTGGCTCCCCAAGGCAGCTGGTTATTCATCTGCCACAGCTTCCTAAATACCATCCTATGCTCTCATCTCTCACACACATTCACTCAAGACACATTTCCATCATTTTCTGCCGAAGTTCATTATCTTGAGGTTACTAATTGTCCATGTTAGTATGCTGAGACGAAAACTGTTTAGTCTGTCCTGATATTCTTAACTGAGGACTTCTCAGTTAAAACACCTTGGGTGTCCTTCTGAAGATCCTGGCTTGCCTGGTCTTTCAGTTCAGTCACTTTTACAAACATTTTCATGTGCAGATTTAGAGAAATGTTTTATTAATGAATGCAGACTGATTTTAAGGGGTATCTTTGTTGTGATTACAGGTTTGGGTAATGTTCATTCCATCCTGGTGCTTCTCCTTAGGATTACATAATGTTGATTCAGAAGCTTGTATAAATTGTCCAATTGACCATAAAAGGTAAAAACTGCTTATCTAGGATTAGATATTTGGCTGCACATAGACATAGCTTCTCATAAGTTACTGACTGCTTAACTTGGAAAGCATTCGACTGTCATTGTACTTATTGACCCTGAGCTTAAGTCCAAGTGGCTTGTGTGCAGAGGCAAGCACAGTGCTCAAGTCCAAGGGACCTCCAGATTACTATGacaaattgagtgaaaaaagAACAGGTACAGtactctctcttgctctctctctatctccctTATCTCCTTCTATCCATCTCTCCAGCCTTGAATGCCTCACTCTCTGTTTTCCAAACATTCACATCAATCTCTTTTCCCTTTACTTGTAACCTTTTGCAGCACAAAATTTGATATTCCTTACCTACTTCACTGATTTAGGTATTTATGCATTTTACATGCTATAAACTTTATATTGTTGGTTATTGCCTATTACTTTTCATTTCTCGTTCACCTTTTTAAACTAAGAGACACTCATGTGGAAAGCAAGCTTTACTTCATCAGTAAGCTTGTTTGCAAACATCATTTGAGATGTGTATACTATGTTACCATGAAAACTTGGATATAAATCTGCAGGTGCTGGCTGAAAACCTGTACTTATCCTAGAATATCATTGCATGTGCTGAGAAGTAAAATCCATAATTCTATGGTTCTTCTACTATCAACTGTGTCAAGCATCAGCTCCAGAAGTAGATTGAAGATTATGAGTTTCAAAGATCAATGGGTCATTATTcatgaaaatcaaaatattagcTAGTTTTACGTGTTTGCTTTTCTCAAGGATTGAAAAAGGTAACAACAAATTCTTGGGACTCCGGATCAGGCTTGGGGCTGTCTTTTGGTGACGTGCTGCCTACATATTCTATGGATTTTATCAGTTCATATTGCTATATTCATTGTGCTATGAAAGATTTGATGACTTTTCTGTAGCTTAAGCTGATGCATACAATTAAGAATAGTATACAACTTATCTTACAGAGGTCCATTCTGATCCTTAGTCTGCTACAATATGTCAAAGCCCTTTAGTATATTGAGTACCAGTACTCTGAACCTTTGAATCACTTAATGGATCAATTGCCATAAGAAAGGATTACTACTTATTAGATGGTTGACTTGCATGCCTGGGCTGTGGACTTCTAGACCATTTTGGAGCACATAGTTAGTAGATGAGCTCCAACGTTATTTCCCTTCATTTGCTTATGGTTTCTAAGACATACTTACTTAGGAGTTTCGCAACCcattaaatcaaatttcatgtGCAGATCTATCCATCTGATTGTGGATGAACGTTTGTGTAGGTTAGATTACGTCTTTGATTGCGGAAATAGGTTGAGTTTTTTTATACATGTTGTTTTCTTAAAAAGTAGGTCCTGAAGATACTGTAAAGTGTCAAAAATGCAGATGCATACCTATGTAGGTATCCAATGCATCCAAGAAACAAGCCTCTGTCTTCTGCTCCGCTCTTTATGTGCTGATGGTGAGTGGAACTTTGCATGCCAATTCATAACTGTTGAAGAAACATGCCAATTCACATCTTGACAGCCATGTTTGAGTGATTTCAGTCTCTGTTTCCAATCTCTTAAATCAATTCGTAGCTTTATTTTCTCATATTCTCATCTCAGTAAGAGTGATTTACTTGTATTGTATGTTTGACCAAGTTTATTCTTTTGTGCGTGTGTTTGGTCACCTTTAGGTTTTTAATTAATGTCATATTTTGTCATTTGAGAAAGTTAGCCCATTCATGTCGGAACCAATCTACGATGCCAAGTATGTCATAACATAAACCTCAAACTTTATAggcctacttttttttttcttttttttttttgtcgataaAAGGAAATACATTTAGACGAGAATGGTGATTAAATATTGTGCAGTTAAACATAGAGTAATCCAAAGTATGGAGGATCAAAATGTGAGATTTTGCCATTGAAGTAGCATATTTACAATGGCATAAATTGATTCATCAAAGCTAATAGCATAAGCTGCACTTATTATTCTTCTATCTTAAAGCTAGCATTATGTGGGTCTTGGTTGACTGTCCTTGAATTTTGTAAATATAGTTGTCAGATTTTATATGTGAGTGAGCTTGAAAGTTTAATAAACACTAAAACTTGCCCAATCTATTGTCCAATATATTGCTCAAGGGAGACGCAGGCACAATGGAGACACGATAGATGGctttttcatgtttttttaACTTGGCAAGATTAGAAACTAAAATTAACTAAAGAGAGGGGCTAAATACACACCCTCCATACTAAATGCACACCTTATGCACTTATTGGACAAAAATAGTCTTAGCTTTTAAGTTGTAGGTTTATTTGATGCTTTTTTATAGTTTTAAGTAGGGGTAGGCACGGGTCGGGTACCTGTCCCTAATAAGATATGACTGACTCGACTCTAAAATATCGGATCAGCCATTTTGCGACTCTAACCCACTCCTAATGTTTTCGGGTACCCGCTATTCGGGTATCCGAAAAAAAGGGGTGGGTCATAGGGTACCCGCccctaaaaaaaaactattttccaataaaaaaatatttttcacaatatcaacatgttttccaataaaaaaagtATACTTTCCAATTAACATTGGTAGATATATTATAATCAAAATCCATGCATCAccattctcacacatttcatccaataatcaaaccgatttcataaatttagtacatattagaattataatatctaatagATGAAACGaaattttatgataattttgagtacatcaccGTTCTCACGCATTTCATCCTTCTATAACATAACAAACACAGGGATAATAAGCATGTGGCAACTTTTCCAAGTATAACAAACACAAGGATAAAACGAAGTTTTATgataattttgagtacatcaccATTCTCACGTATTTCATCCTTTTACAACATAACAAACACAAGAATAATAAGTATATGACAACTTTTCCAACTTCCTTAAGGATATTGTGGTACAAGATTACATCCAAAATGAGTCGATTGTGGAATCAAGTCCGGAAAAGAATTGAACAGagctaaaaatttttgaagaaagtataaccaaaataatcttgaaaaattttccccaactttcttacatctttggaatagaccttgttgcattaaaggtgatgaaaaagaaaaataaatttcttgcactaaaataaaggaaacaaatttaagagacacaattgcaataaaataaataaataaatgaaagagaCAAATGTTTTCATTATCTAGCTAACAGAAAATTGGAGCTCCATACACAAATGTTTGATTGAATTAATCAAAATTTTGCAGTAAATATCGATggaagtaaaataaaaatgaaaaaggatgaaagggatgaacaatttttatgatagagtttcacaaatttttctttgttttattcatttggTTTAGGTTTCATCAAGAATATTCACTTTTTTTAGACAAGATGAGGAGAGGCGGATCATATGAGATTAAAATATGAGGTTGTGAACCACTTTACTTACACTTaggattaaaaattataaaattatataatgaacccttatttttttaatatttatataatataaccTGTGGGTCGGGTACCTGCAGGTTTTTATTTTGCTAATCCGTATCTGTATCCGTTTTTGCGGGTACTCGACTCGCATCTGCCCCGGCAAGAAAAATCGGATCGAATATCCTATTTTTCGGATTTGATCGGATCGGGTTGGTGGAGTTTCGGATCGAATCGGattttttgcccacccctagttTTAAGAAACATATATTTACACAGCAAAAAAGAGGTGTAAAACAAATGTTTGCATCATAATAGGGAACATTTCAAACATTTTACAAGTTGTCTGAGAATATTAATTTATAATTGATCtaactataaaaattttttcaattattaATAATGATGTAAACAACAATATCTACATATTTCTATACCATTAAATCAAAATCTAAGCAATTTTCAAAGTGCAATATGCATTCATATTAACTACATACGAATATTTACTATTTGGTTATGTGTAAGTGTTAAAAAGTTTAACAAAATAAAGGTAGTAAATCATATATAATAGGAAAGAAGAACAAAATTAAAGCAACTTTAGAGAAAgatgaattttgaaatgaaataaataagaaCAAGGAATTTGTATATAAAACTTACATAAAGATTAGggtgtgatttttttttctttagaaaaGATATCACTAtatcaagttttgatttaatttttaaaagctAAGAGGATCAATATCTAACAAAGAATGTATAGGGTGCAGATTTAGTATGAAGGGGTGTGAATTTAGTCCCTCCCTTAACTAAATCAACGACAAAGAAAACGTTGAAGACCCCAGGCTCCAAACTCCAATCgcttctttttattttgctgATTTAGAGATTGTAAAATCATAGATACAATTGTATGTAATAATATATATGCACTAACACATCTTACATCTAACAATATAAAAGAGAAAGTTGGGTTATGAATAGTAATTTTTGGTCAAGCGGTTACGTTGCAATTATTGTTGGATGTGGAGGTTATTTTCGTCAATTGACAATTGTAATAACACGTACAGAATACATAGTCCAAGCCCAACACAATTATCTCCCACTATGCAGACATTTACATGCAACAAGTACCAACCCTACATTACCTCACTTACTATCCACAACAAATGCCATTAACTCTGCCCCAACTTCTACCACTTTATGACAACCCCATCGGTCTAAGCACCATTTTACCAGCAAAAAATCAATCACATCAGAGAATTTACTGCACCTTTCTTCTCTAACTTTTGGCCACTAACAGCTTCAACCATTTGCACAACTTCAACCGTTTACAGCTTCACACatagggttgcaaacgaatcgagccacTCGCGAGCcactcgcgagcggctcgagtcaagctcgagtcgagctcgagccggcTCGATTCGAACTCGAACTAAGAATATTAAACTCGTtgcttgagtatatatatatattttttttatttttatttttatttaataataaaattacgtatattatatatatttttatttttatttttatagtaaaattacgtatatatccttaatattttattatttattcagaaaaaaatattattttatttatttttttaaaaataaattttttattttttttcgagctcgaaaattgcAGGCtcgtcgaactcgagctcggtaaaatttagtcgaggctCGGCTCGAATAACtcaaagctcgactcggctcggctcgtttgcttCCCTATTCACACAGAAGACGACGCTTCTTCCACTTTTTACCAGGTCAGTTTCCAAACTTTTCTAGATACTTGCTTCATCAAAATTACCACAATTTATATTCACAATCCTTTTAAAAACCCTAACCTAAATACTAAATCTTATCGTTATTACAAAAATCATGCACCATCTATTTACTTGTTTCGGCCATTTATAGCTATAATTCTTGAGAAAAAAGATTTTAAACTTTCATATAATACATGTGCTTATAACCAAAGACATCAAGAACATAAATCCACCTCAAAAATTCCTTAATTATTTATGCAATTAACTTCACAATATATCACCGTATTGAAACTCCACAATTTTGGCCATCACTCACTTCATCTCCAATTCTTCACAAATACAGAAAGATTCCAGAATCATTTGTCCGTTTCTCTTATTAGGCCTAAAATAGTACACCCTATATAGCACATTTTAGAGTCAATGATTATACATTTAATTACctgaattttttaattattttgtacAGCACTTAGTGATATAAATACCATTTTAACGATTTTCCACAAATTTCTACACTAATCATCCCACTTCTATATTTGCTAACATACATTTTCCTTAATTCTCAATCCTTTATTTCTTCCTCAATTACCCATTAAATCCCATTTCCCTGTTCACAAACTAATACTCAATTACTTTTCCCCTTTTCCTCTAATTACTATTCAAATTTCATGCTTCTATTATCCAGCTTATACATGCACAGTAATTTCACTATATTCTATACACAATACATTCCTCAAATATGATGAACATTAGTTCATCATAAATGAAGCAGATTAGCAACAAATACACTGTGCATTGCCATGGACTATGATCCATTCATTTCGTGGACAATTGCTACTAGAATTACTCCACAAAGGCAAAAAATATACAAGTACTATTTAGTCACACAATCTGGAGCCAGAACACCAGCTGCTACAAGTTTATAGCGAGATGCCCAACACTATACTTACAAATACAATGCTACATTCATTGAGCAACACTCCGACCTAATTGAAGACGTAGAAATCCTCGAAATTAAGAACACCATGTCAATTCCCCGCTGGGTAGAATGAATTCTGCTATTTGTTTCGCCATATCCACTAGGTAAGTCTTATATTTGCCATTCCTTCATCCATTACTTACATCGACTACTACAACTAATCACTAATTCTATTATTGTTAACACAGAAGCCAGCCTTCCTTATGCTAATCCTCACATCTATGGACCACAACCATGCTACTTTACAATTCGCTTTGCAAAGAACAAAAGACTGGTAAGGCCCTAATACACAATACTAGAGCTCTGCATAAATAGACAGTTTTATCCCAAACAAGTAAAATCGCAATTTTTCTGGCAACCTGTTCCAGATGACCTGATCCAAACAGTTTGACAATGCTGACAAATATTTCTAGCCATCAAAGAAAAGGACAAACAATGGCTCATTACATTGACCAACTTTGAACTCAATCAGGGTTGGACAGACTTCGCACAAGACCATGACCTCAAGACAGGTGATGTCATTCTCTTTAAACATTTGGCAAACATGGAGTTCAATATAACCATCTTTGGAAAAAACTATCAACAACGAACATTTCCATGAACCACGCCAACTCATACACAAAGCACAAGTATATCCATTTGCACTCATGCATTTTGACAAATCTACCTACATCTATCAAAAAACTGTCACTGGCTTACCAAACAACACACAAGATCTAACTCCCGCAGCATTTTTCCATCGACTTACCCTTGAAGACATCCTTCAACTGGTATAATGTCCTTTTACTTTGTCCATTTTATTGCTCATACTAGAAATAAACTAACTCATTGCATTTCCCGACAGAAATTGCCGTTCAGAATcaccacaaaaaaaaacacaaaaatactaCTGCTCCAATCATCCAACTGCACCGACAAAACATCCATGCCCAGCCACATTATGACAACAACTATCTCACAAACGGCTGGACCAAATTTCTAAAGCAAACTCGTGCAGAAAATAAATGATCTATTAGTCTTCCTCTCTAAAGTATTGTTGGATTACCAAGTCATCATCTGTGTTGAAAATGGACCAGAAAAGTACTCTCTTCAAGACACAAGAATGTTGCTCAGATCATACCAATTCGAGACAACATTACCactctaataaaatcaattccAAAAGCACTTTTGTTCTCCTTTCATGTAACTATTAACCTAACTATACATGAGACCATGTTTCGGACTAACTTTCATGCATGTAACTGCACTTCCTTTGCTTTCTAACTTCAATTATGCATTTTGCCATCTTGACTTTCTACTCTCCACTTATCCTTTTCTCCATCTTTATAATTACTGAACCCAGACCATATCATTTATACAAATCATATTATACAAAATATCAACACTATATTGTCTCAACTATAGTACTTTATTAACTATATTAACGTAACAAATTCAAGCCAAACTTATAACACTTATATAATTCTTTACATTATAAGAAATATACAATGGCTAAAAATTGTGCAATTTAACACCGGAAGTATTAGCCTTCCTGCGTATCACGCAGGCCGTTTCACTAGTATATATAAAAACCTAAGGCTTCTTCTCCCATGTTGATCCACGTGGCTGCTCTTGGGGAGGGAGTGTACTGCAGCAGCTGTCTTTTGCCAACAATGCCCTCCAAATTATAATTTCTGGATTGAACAGTTAACTACTATTAAGGGGTCATACGTCTTTTACCATCTAATTACAACTTTGTCCTAACAGAAATAACATTACCTCAAAACAGTAGATCACTGTTAAGGGTCATTTCCGGCATGTTGGGTCAAATTATCCTCCTTTCCTTTTCATTGTTTCCCGTTTCTTCCACTGCTCCTCTTCTCTTGATGGAAACAGAGCAGCAGACAAGTAGTTGAACAGCTTTTAGAGACAGTGGCCAAAAATAGGTTGTCTACCTGCTATGTGTTCTtccaaaagaaacaaagaaaagtatGAATTCAACTGTTCCGCCCACTTGGTCAACAATCTCAtgctctctctctttccccttattttctttctcctttgtTTTGCTTTTCTGGTTTATAGACAAAGAAAAGTGCCAATTGAATTCCTCCAAAATTTGGTCAACTATTTGAAGATTGTCTTCACCAAATTCTGTTTTCCGTTCTGTTGTTTCcccctctttttctttctggTTCAGACCAAGAAAAATACCTTGAATTCCTCTAGCACTCGGTCGACAATTTAATGATTTCTTCCCTAAATTATGGCTAtccatccaatttttttttttacttctgtCCTCTTTATCATATCCCAACTATGGGATTGTGATTTGTCCTTTTGTATTCATTTTCATTTCCTGGTTggtaaattattaaaaatctctgaaaacttatcaagtttgcatttttATCCACTCTCTTCATCATGGCTATTACCATTGCTAGGGATATAGGGATGTCGTTTTGCTTTCCTTATTGTTGACCAATTGGCAAATTATCAAGAATGAAGTAAAGTTTGTGCCCTTATATTGGAACAGAGAACAGAAATACCGGTCAAAAAAACTTCGTGCTTCTATCTTCTTCTCTGCAGCCTATCGTGCTATAGGTAACTACTCCTTTTCTTTGTCTAATTTTTCCCCTACCAGTATTAAAGAGACTGGATAATttgtcttctttttattttggttgttAAACTTCTTCAGGGGGTTAATTGCGGTTTGAAACAATTGGTGCAGAGAAACCTCTAATTTAGCATCCACACATTTGCAGTAAGCAGTTGCTTCAATTTCAAGTCTCTCTCTTCAGTCCTTcagttttttgctttttcttttcctattaATAATATAGTACAACTAATTACCAAGGAAGGGTTATTACTACTTAATGAATAGAGATAACCAACGTAAAACAAGTTAAATTCTCAATCTCAATTCTAACCTTAAGTTCCAGCCTTATGTAAAAGCATTAGAATGAGTCTTACATATTAAGGTTTTACCCACGTTGAAGCTATTATGCACAAAAGTTAGGTTGCCTATAGAACAAACCAAATTTAAAACACATAATCCTAATATTGAGCTTCTAGGATTTGTTGTAGCTGCCTTAAAGGTGTAGAATGTTAATTCCTCAAAGCTATTTCTAAAGTCAGCGTTCTAGGTTCCACACAACTTTCAAACCTTTAAACCACAACACCTTTGCTATTTTATGCATTCACATATTCTGAATACAGTAAGTGATGGATAACAATAGTACCATGCtttgtgtttgatgatttgcTTCTAAAGGTAGCTTTACCACCACACTGGTTTAGTTTTCTGAAAATTTACATGTCCCATTATTATGGAGTATTAGATGATTTAAGAGATGTTCTTAGCTTACTGTTTGGTCCTAAACAAAAATGATTTTACTTTTGCATTTGTGTTTGTATGCTGAATGATCCTTTAATGTTTTGCAATGGCTCGAACTATCTTTAAATTCCATTGGAAACAATACTTTGATGGACCTAGAAACATTAATTTCATTGATTGTTTTAGACTTTTACTGCAT containing:
- the LOC113727413 gene encoding uncharacterized protein, with translation MDLGCFDMGCIETERKDASPEKESSSSSTSSSDSVMATSKIGKQNKAVKESGQSNWNVLNKCTSQIRKPPHRRTSPLNWFPRKKVDSYLKRKIKLLQEVDGMNLTLDETLGDSNPHYSRVLREKIAVKEAASKAIEARKAAMVEASWCRILKAARIDCKGAEVHMFEAEKTAAEAFEAATTLGVTMYDIKDCPQKRCKIETTAAKGGGSSTHTVSASFETPFEVDKQVACAVKAALTKLANCPSIKKDDFRELLRKISQNPDSDQNFQDFSEFSSECESDTGSDFEKEISGVMQKEYKESQVSQKFNMTKLEEMMLERLKGLQEDELASLATIVATCGLNAALAEVEGYKKHNLDSAAANHYSRPHACSRLSISGAGSVSKSNIEDQLKKKMSETEFPSLDKFLVKRLTRLEKEVLEAKNARMKEANNLSEQKLDNKPDDDRLCSLDYTSSDHNNQDSGSNLQRTSPMIELEIEQAMKKSGEMFKEDHKNVGKDTSVSDLGTILVKHSSKLQKEIEEARRNEKCSKMNTKKVDRFCPAKQDITELPSLDKFLVKHVSRLEKEVQEAKSRRNFEPIEGGKVAESRKARSLTSSGVPEETLSLSARDNAPEGTENIDLNKNVLGEDKQPSLKAAQELSHEGQYNGLKEAGNCHHKILTTPDNVGQMGDTVEEVSSRSHRYIQKQDLRNGGNGTTDFESLDKVLVKHVSRLEREKMEFKAKEKEATKVKRKDTKKGLNEEGGQEGSLDQVLVIHRSRLEREKMAAAQQSEEEAAMSVLRKDTKKELDKYGGQESSLDQVLVKHKSRFEREIMVAAAQQSEDHIRHSVAHREARQKELQEAWGGMSLENSMRPHLSRLQRDKAAWLKAEEEERRRAVETS